One genomic region from Arthrobacter sp. FB24 encodes:
- the narH gene encoding nitrate reductase subunit beta produces MRVMAQMGMVMNLDKCIGCHTCSVTCKQAWTNRAGTEYVWFNNVETRPGQGYPRRYEDQERWHGGWVLNKRGKLVLKAGGRVKKLLGIFASPVQPELKDYYEPWTYDYKTLVDAPLGDDFPVARPKSLITGKDTKITWSANWDDDLGGSVENGHLDPIVEKVRRESEDKIKFAYEQTFMFYLPRICEHCLNPSCMASCPSGAIYKRVEDGIVLVDQDKCRGWRQCVTGCPYKKIYFNHKTGKAEKCTFCYPRVEVGLPTVCSETCVGRLRYLGLFLYDADAVTAAAAVTDPKELYDAQMDVLLDPNDPAVQAEARTQGIPEDWIDAARRSPVYALAKVYKVALPLHPEYRTMPMVWYVPPLSPVVDLLRDQGHDGEDTGNLFGAIDALRIPVEYLAELFTAGDADRVTAVLKKLAAMRSFMRGISLGNDPDDSIPESVGMDGQTMYEMYRLMAIAKYEERYVIPKAHVEQAHDLEEMGCSLDFDGGPGMQDSSPFGEASGRPVPVAVETFNALKDRQTSGEAPGETTLRGRVNLLNWDGTGAPPGLFPERHTPGEEP; encoded by the coding sequence ATGCGTGTCATGGCTCAAATGGGCATGGTCATGAACCTGGACAAATGCATCGGCTGCCACACCTGCTCCGTGACCTGCAAGCAGGCCTGGACCAACCGTGCGGGCACCGAATACGTCTGGTTCAACAACGTGGAAACCCGGCCCGGCCAGGGCTATCCGCGCCGCTACGAGGACCAGGAGCGGTGGCACGGCGGCTGGGTGCTGAACAAGCGCGGCAAGCTGGTGCTCAAGGCAGGCGGCCGGGTGAAGAAGCTCCTGGGGATCTTTGCCAGCCCCGTCCAGCCCGAACTCAAGGACTACTACGAGCCGTGGACCTACGACTACAAGACCCTCGTGGACGCGCCGCTGGGCGACGACTTCCCGGTGGCCCGGCCGAAGTCCCTGATCACCGGCAAGGACACGAAAATCACCTGGTCCGCGAACTGGGACGACGACCTGGGCGGATCCGTCGAGAACGGCCACCTGGACCCCATCGTGGAGAAGGTCCGGCGCGAGTCCGAGGACAAGATCAAGTTCGCCTACGAGCAGACCTTTATGTTCTACCTGCCGCGAATCTGCGAGCACTGCCTGAACCCGTCCTGCATGGCCTCCTGCCCCTCCGGCGCCATCTACAAGCGCGTGGAGGACGGGATCGTGCTGGTGGACCAGGACAAATGCCGCGGCTGGCGGCAGTGCGTCACCGGCTGCCCGTACAAGAAGATCTACTTCAACCACAAGACGGGCAAGGCCGAGAAGTGCACCTTCTGCTACCCGCGGGTGGAGGTGGGGCTGCCGACGGTCTGCTCGGAGACATGCGTGGGCCGGCTGCGGTACCTGGGGTTGTTCCTGTACGACGCCGACGCCGTCACCGCCGCCGCGGCCGTCACCGACCCGAAGGAACTCTACGACGCCCAGATGGACGTGCTGCTGGACCCCAACGACCCCGCCGTCCAGGCCGAGGCCCGGACCCAGGGCATCCCGGAAGACTGGATCGACGCTGCCCGGCGCTCGCCCGTGTATGCCCTGGCCAAGGTCTACAAGGTGGCGCTGCCGCTGCACCCCGAGTACCGGACCATGCCGATGGTCTGGTACGTCCCGCCGCTCTCGCCCGTGGTGGACCTGCTGCGGGACCAGGGGCACGACGGCGAGGACACCGGCAACCTCTTCGGCGCCATCGACGCGCTGCGCATCCCGGTGGAATACCTCGCGGAACTCTTCACCGCGGGGGACGCGGACCGGGTCACCGCGGTGCTGAAGAAGCTCGCTGCCATGCGTTCGTTCATGCGCGGCATCAGCCTGGGCAACGACCCCGACGACTCCATCCCTGAATCCGTGGGCATGGACGGGCAAACGATGTACGAGATGTACCGGCTGATGGCGATCGCGAAGTACGAGGAACGCTACGTCATTCCCAAGGCCCACGTGGAACAGGCTCACGACCTGGAGGAGATGGGCTGCTCGCTGGACTTCGACGGCGGCCCCGGCATGCAGGATTCCTCCCCGTTCGGCGAAGCCAGCGGCCGGCCCGTTCCGGTGGCGGTGGAAACCTTCAACGCCCTGAAGGACCGCCAAACCTCAGGCGAGGCCCCCGGTGAAACAACCCTGCGCGGCCGGGTGAACCTGCTCAACTGGGACGGCACCGGCGCTCCTCCCGGGCTGTTCCCGGAAAGACACACCCCGGGGGAGGAGCCGTGA
- the narJ gene encoding nitrate reductase molybdenum cofactor assembly chaperone produces the protein MSRRQQVVYLAAAWCLSYPDEELIGRAPLMRDALGEFPGAVADFAGVLDLLESTPLMEVQAHYVREFDLGKRHALHLSYWTDGDTRRRGEVLGNFKKTYRQSDILVDTRGELPDYLPMVLEFAAVVDLAAGRELLTRFRASLEMLRFGLLRDELPHARILQAVCATLPGKSPADEQAVMRMAGYGPPTEAVGLDPYDPRLLPVKGT, from the coding sequence GTGAGCCGGCGCCAGCAGGTGGTCTACCTTGCGGCGGCCTGGTGCCTGTCCTACCCGGATGAGGAACTGATCGGCAGGGCGCCGCTCATGCGGGACGCACTGGGGGAGTTCCCCGGAGCCGTCGCTGATTTCGCCGGGGTGCTGGACTTGCTGGAATCCACGCCCCTCATGGAGGTGCAGGCCCATTACGTCCGCGAATTCGACCTCGGCAAGCGCCACGCCCTGCACCTGAGCTATTGGACGGACGGGGACACCCGGCGCCGCGGCGAAGTTCTGGGCAACTTCAAGAAGACCTACCGGCAAAGCGACATCCTGGTGGACACCCGCGGTGAACTGCCCGACTACCTGCCGATGGTCCTGGAATTCGCCGCGGTGGTGGACCTGGCGGCCGGGCGGGAACTGCTGACCCGTTTCCGGGCGAGCCTGGAGATGCTCCGCTTCGGGCTGCTGCGGGACGAACTGCCGCACGCCCGGATCCTGCAGGCCGTCTGCGCCACCCTGCCCGGGAAATCGCCCGCGGACGAGCAGGCCGTGATGCGGATGGCCGGCTACGGCCCGCCCACCGAAGCCGTGGGCCTGGACCCCTACGATCCGCGACTCCTGCCCGTGAAGGGAACCTGA
- the narI gene encoding respiratory nitrate reductase subunit gamma, which yields MPAFEAGPGSAVEISALDTVLWGVLPYIMVVVLVGGLVWRYKYDQFGWTTRSSQLYESRLLRIASPLFHFGLLAVIAGHFFGLVIPMAWTQAVGMSQDFYHFNALFVGGIAGVGTLGGIILLIYRRRTTGPVFMATTTNDKAMYVVLTAAIVFGLWTTLASVFEGEHGHNYRETVAPWFRSLFVLQPDVAAMAGAPFSFHLHTLVGMALFVIWPFTRLVHAFTAPLHYLFRPYIVYRSRDVAVRRGWSPVGTRDRDTRNR from the coding sequence ATGCCGGCATTCGAAGCTGGGCCCGGATCCGCCGTCGAAATCTCCGCACTGGACACCGTGCTCTGGGGCGTCCTGCCGTACATCATGGTGGTGGTGCTGGTGGGCGGGCTGGTGTGGCGCTACAAGTACGACCAGTTCGGCTGGACCACCAGGTCATCCCAGCTGTACGAATCGAGGCTGCTCCGGATTGCCTCGCCGCTGTTCCACTTCGGGCTGCTGGCGGTGATTGCCGGGCATTTCTTCGGCCTGGTGATTCCGATGGCGTGGACGCAGGCGGTGGGAATGAGCCAGGACTTCTACCACTTCAATGCCCTGTTTGTCGGCGGCATTGCGGGAGTGGGGACGCTCGGCGGCATCATCCTGCTGATCTACCGCCGCCGCACCACCGGGCCCGTGTTCATGGCCACCACCACGAACGACAAGGCCATGTACGTGGTGCTTACCGCCGCCATTGTGTTCGGCCTCTGGACCACCCTGGCCAGCGTTTTCGAGGGTGAACACGGGCACAATTACCGCGAGACAGTGGCGCCCTGGTTCCGTTCGCTGTTCGTCCTCCAGCCGGATGTCGCGGCCATGGCGGGGGCGCCGTTCTCCTTCCACCTGCACACCCTGGTGGGCATGGCGCTGTTCGTCATCTGGCCGTTTACCCGGCTGGTCCACGCCTTCACCGCGCCGCTGCACTACCTTTTCCGCCCCTACATCGTGTACCGCTCGCGTGACGTTGCCGTCCGGCGCGGCTGGTCGCCCGTGGGGACCAGGGACAGGGACACCCGAAACCGCTGA
- a CDS encoding MFS transporter, whose product MAGTAPPPTSAPAGQTRNLILATAASVAGFWAWNSVATLGAFYTQNLQLNPATTGVLVAMPVFVGSLGRIVVGTLTDKYGGRAMFTFVLLASILPILLVSAGGTLRSFPLVLGAGLLLGVAGTVFAVGIPFVSGWYEPSRRGFATGVFGAGMGGTALAAFLNPRLVAAIGYFPTHLLIAGVLAVMAALVWFLMKESPGWTRSNAPVLPKLLDAAKTPITWKMCFLYAVVFGGFVSFATYLPTYLRDVYSFDPSGAGARTAGFALAAVLARPVGGVLADKLGPKPVVITSLTAVAVLAWVVNLQPDGEVPAGLTFVAMAAALGLGTGGVFAWVGVLAPHGKVGSISGVVSAAGGLGGYFPPLVMGATYDAATHSYSIGLLLLVVTAIVALVFTIFGVRGRIKASVVAA is encoded by the coding sequence GTGGCTGGAACAGCACCGCCCCCCACGTCCGCGCCCGCGGGCCAGACCCGGAACCTTATCCTGGCCACCGCGGCGTCCGTGGCAGGCTTCTGGGCCTGGAACTCCGTGGCCACCCTCGGTGCCTTCTATACGCAGAACCTGCAGCTCAACCCGGCCACCACGGGCGTCCTGGTGGCTATGCCGGTGTTCGTCGGTTCGCTGGGGCGGATCGTCGTGGGCACCCTGACGGACAAATACGGCGGCAGGGCAATGTTCACCTTCGTGCTGCTCGCTTCCATCCTGCCGATCCTGCTCGTGTCCGCCGGCGGGACCTTGCGCTCCTTTCCCCTGGTGCTGGGCGCCGGACTGCTGCTCGGCGTCGCCGGAACCGTCTTCGCCGTCGGAATCCCCTTTGTGAGCGGCTGGTACGAGCCGTCCCGGCGGGGCTTCGCCACCGGCGTCTTTGGTGCCGGCATGGGCGGAACGGCGCTGGCCGCCTTCCTGAATCCCCGGCTCGTCGCCGCAATCGGGTACTTCCCCACGCACCTGCTGATCGCCGGCGTCCTCGCCGTGATGGCGGCCCTGGTCTGGTTCCTGATGAAGGAATCCCCGGGCTGGACCCGAAGCAACGCTCCGGTGCTGCCCAAGCTCCTGGACGCAGCCAAGACACCGATCACCTGGAAAATGTGCTTCCTCTACGCTGTCGTCTTCGGCGGCTTCGTCTCCTTCGCCACGTACCTGCCCACCTACCTGCGGGACGTGTACAGCTTCGATCCCAGCGGCGCCGGCGCCCGCACGGCAGGGTTCGCCCTCGCGGCAGTCCTGGCCCGCCCGGTTGGCGGTGTGCTCGCGGACAAGCTCGGGCCCAAACCGGTGGTGATCACCTCGCTCACGGCCGTCGCCGTCCTGGCGTGGGTGGTGAACCTGCAGCCCGACGGCGAGGTCCCCGCCGGCCTGACCTTCGTCGCCATGGCGGCGGCGCTGGGCCTGGGCACCGGCGGGGTGTTCGCCTGGGTGGGCGTGCTGGCCCCGCACGGAAAGGTGGGCAGCATCAGCGGAGTGGTCAGTGCGGCGGGCGGACTGGGCGGCTACTTTCCGCCGCTGGTGATGGGGGCAACGTATGACGCCGCCACCCACAGCTACTCGATCGGGCTGCTCCTGCTGGTGGTCACGGCCATTGTGGCGCTGGTGTTCACCATCTTCGGCGTCAGGGGCCGGATCAAAGCGAGTGTTGTCGCCGCCTAG
- a CDS encoding DUF445 domain-containing protein, whose protein sequence is MQVNSEQTTRPAAARPPHAGSPAAGAAVAPPRPGSDAEKAAALRKMKLLALGLLIVMAVIFVVAFALQKQYPWLEYVRAAAEGGMVGALADWFAVTALFKYPMGIKIPHTAIIPRRKDQIGASLGEFVETNFLSEQVVQEKLASVDIARKAGAWLSGPGGAERVAKEGAAVIRGAFKVLNDDDVQAVIESMVRKHLLTPPWGPPVGRLAERIFADGHHHTLVDLLVDRTVDWVRDNHETVSRLVSDRSPQWVPQFVDGLVGDKVYVEILKFTKAVQADPQHQVRQSIDTYLASLAQDLQHDPVMIARAEGIKAQVLGDPEVRELASRTWGTIKAALLGAVDDPHSELTVKFKAAVHDFGTRLVVDPELAGKVNAWIGDAAGYLVKTYRSDIAGVITDTVARWDAEETSQKIELQVGKDLQFIRINGTVVGALAGLAIFTLAHLAFG, encoded by the coding sequence ATGCAGGTGAACAGTGAACAAACCACCCGTCCCGCTGCAGCGAGGCCGCCGCATGCCGGCTCACCCGCTGCCGGGGCCGCCGTCGCACCTCCCCGTCCCGGCAGTGATGCCGAAAAAGCCGCCGCGCTGCGGAAAATGAAACTCCTGGCGCTGGGGCTGCTGATTGTGATGGCGGTGATTTTCGTCGTCGCCTTCGCCCTGCAGAAGCAGTACCCGTGGCTGGAATACGTCCGGGCCGCGGCGGAAGGCGGCATGGTGGGCGCTCTCGCGGACTGGTTTGCCGTGACCGCGCTGTTCAAGTACCCCATGGGGATCAAGATCCCGCACACGGCCATCATCCCGCGCCGCAAGGACCAGATCGGCGCGTCGCTGGGCGAGTTCGTCGAGACGAATTTCCTCTCCGAACAGGTTGTGCAGGAAAAGCTCGCCTCGGTGGACATCGCGCGGAAGGCCGGCGCGTGGCTGTCCGGCCCCGGCGGCGCCGAGCGCGTGGCGAAGGAGGGCGCCGCCGTCATCCGCGGCGCGTTCAAGGTATTGAACGACGACGACGTCCAGGCCGTGATCGAGTCAATGGTCCGCAAGCACCTGCTCACTCCGCCGTGGGGGCCTCCGGTGGGCAGGCTCGCCGAGAGGATCTTCGCCGACGGGCACCATCACACCCTGGTGGACCTGCTGGTGGACCGGACCGTGGACTGGGTGCGGGACAACCACGAAACCGTCAGCAGGCTGGTGTCGGACCGGTCCCCGCAATGGGTTCCGCAGTTCGTGGACGGACTGGTGGGAGACAAGGTCTACGTGGAGATCCTCAAGTTCACCAAGGCCGTGCAGGCCGATCCGCAGCACCAGGTGCGGCAGTCCATCGACACCTACCTCGCGTCGCTTGCGCAGGACCTGCAGCACGATCCGGTGATGATCGCCCGGGCCGAAGGCATCAAGGCCCAGGTGCTGGGCGATCCCGAGGTGCGCGAACTGGCATCCCGCACCTGGGGCACCATCAAGGCGGCGCTGCTTGGCGCCGTCGACGATCCGCACAGCGAACTGACCGTCAAGTTCAAGGCCGCCGTGCACGACTTCGGCACCCGGCTTGTGGTGGACCCCGAACTGGCGGGCAAGGTCAACGCGTGGATCGGTGACGCCGCGGGCTACCTGGTGAAGACGTACCGCTCGGATATCGCCGGCGTGATCACGGATACCGTGGCGCGCTGGGATGCCGAGGAAACCTCACAGAAGATCGAGCTGCAGGTGGGCAAGGACCTGCAGTTCATCCGGATCAACGGCACCGTGGTGGGCGCCCTCGCCGGGCTGGCCATCTTCACGCTGGCGCACCTGGCCTTCGGCTGA
- a CDS encoding glycerophosphodiester phosphodiesterase — protein MTTDESVSARPLVYAHRGASAAFAEHTRAAYLQAIADGADGVECDVHLSRDQHVVLLHDANLDRTSDGTGPVADRTLEELRLLDFSSWKGARIPLEYGGKFDQLLTLPELLDILRAAGRDIGLAIELKHPSPYLLALEDRVLEVLAAEGWDPGTSKVDNVSVSFMSFSPDSVKHLLKSVPAEFVCQLVDDVNAEEIREELGLGVITGGALANVMRAAQAEGERILNDCEVRLAGPGIDYVREHARTVKRWMDSGRRFRVWTVDSDQDVALCRELGIHEITTNRPAQVLARLSERRHPVS, from the coding sequence ATGACTACCGACGAGTCTGTCTCCGCCCGGCCCCTTGTCTACGCCCACCGTGGAGCCAGCGCCGCCTTCGCCGAGCACACCCGCGCGGCTTATCTCCAGGCCATCGCGGACGGCGCCGACGGCGTGGAATGCGACGTCCACCTCAGCCGGGACCAGCACGTGGTCCTGCTGCATGACGCGAACCTGGACCGCACCTCGGACGGCACCGGGCCCGTGGCCGACCGGACCCTCGAGGAACTGCGGCTGCTGGATTTCTCCTCCTGGAAGGGCGCCAGGATTCCCCTCGAGTACGGCGGAAAGTTCGACCAGCTCCTGACGCTGCCGGAGCTGCTGGACATCCTCCGCGCGGCCGGCCGGGACATCGGGCTCGCCATCGAACTCAAGCACCCCAGCCCCTACCTGCTGGCGCTGGAGGACCGGGTGCTGGAGGTGCTGGCAGCCGAGGGCTGGGATCCCGGCACCTCCAAGGTGGACAACGTCAGTGTCTCCTTCATGAGCTTCAGCCCGGATTCCGTGAAGCACCTGCTCAAGAGCGTTCCCGCAGAATTCGTCTGCCAGCTGGTGGATGACGTCAACGCCGAGGAAATCCGCGAGGAACTGGGCCTGGGAGTCATCACGGGCGGGGCCCTGGCGAACGTGATGCGTGCGGCCCAGGCGGAGGGCGAACGCATCCTGAACGACTGCGAAGTCCGGCTGGCCGGACCGGGTATCGACTACGTCCGCGAGCACGCCCGCACCGTGAAACGCTGGATGGATTCCGGCCGCAGGTTCAGGGTCTGGACCGTGGACTCGGATCAGGACGTGGCCCTGTGCCGGGAGCTGGGAATCCACGAGATCACCACCAACCGGCCGGCGCAGGTGCTGGCCCGGCTGTCCGAAAGAAGGCATCCGGTCAGCTGA
- a CDS encoding ABC transporter permease, protein MTRTAEARTATTRASTNGTLAGTGVMLRLALRRDRWMLPLWILGFAIIAYSTAAAGAGLYPDEPSRVAAATALNATASMVALFGRIYDPASLGALSLIKYTAFMTAILAVLMVILTIRHTRGDEESGRLELLGGGRLGRDAPLVSALAISFATSILTGLLSAAALAVGGLPGTGSLAFGLGWAATGMAYSTVAAVAAQVTASARAATGFSIGVIAVTYGLRAVGDLAEPGPSVWSWLSPIGWNQQIRAYAGDHWWVLSLPVALCAALVPVAFLLRARRDLGAGLRDERPGPARGRLSGVLGLAVRLQYRVLVAWGVAFALFGVVIGSLVGNVADFLTSPGAQDLMRALGGPQALTDAFLAAEISIMGVLAAAYGISAANHLRSEESAGHTEALLGTATTRIRWAGSHYAVALAGVGLLQLLTGVSIGIGAAAAVDNAELVGRSTVAALAQIPAAWVLTSAALAVFGWLPRMTGAVWVLLLGLIALGEFGVLWNAPEWLMDLSPFRHSPLLPVDADAIPALVALTAAAALLGALGFAGWRRRDLAA, encoded by the coding sequence ATGACCCGCACCGCCGAGGCCCGCACCGCGACGACCCGTGCCTCCACGAACGGAACGCTGGCCGGCACCGGCGTTATGCTCCGGCTCGCTCTCCGGCGGGACCGCTGGATGCTGCCGCTGTGGATACTGGGCTTCGCCATCATTGCCTACTCGACCGCGGCGGCCGGGGCCGGGCTGTACCCGGACGAGCCCAGCCGGGTGGCAGCCGCCACCGCCTTGAACGCCACGGCGTCCATGGTGGCGCTGTTCGGGCGGATCTACGATCCTGCCTCGCTCGGCGCCCTTTCGCTCATCAAATACACCGCTTTCATGACAGCCATCCTGGCCGTGCTGATGGTCATCCTCACCATCCGGCACACCCGGGGGGACGAGGAAAGCGGGCGGCTGGAACTCCTCGGCGGCGGGCGGCTGGGACGGGACGCACCGCTGGTGTCCGCGCTGGCCATCAGCTTTGCAACCAGCATCCTCACCGGGTTGCTCTCGGCGGCCGCGCTCGCCGTCGGCGGCCTGCCCGGCACCGGATCACTGGCCTTCGGACTGGGCTGGGCCGCCACCGGGATGGCCTACAGCACCGTGGCAGCTGTGGCGGCACAGGTGACGGCCAGCGCCCGGGCGGCCACCGGGTTCAGCATCGGGGTCATTGCCGTGACCTACGGGCTGCGCGCAGTGGGCGACCTCGCCGAACCCGGCCCTTCGGTATGGTCCTGGCTATCGCCCATCGGGTGGAACCAGCAGATCCGGGCCTACGCCGGCGACCACTGGTGGGTCCTTTCGTTGCCCGTTGCCCTCTGCGCAGCCCTTGTTCCTGTTGCGTTCCTCCTGCGGGCCCGTCGCGACCTCGGGGCCGGACTGCGGGATGAGCGGCCCGGCCCGGCCCGCGGAAGGCTCTCCGGCGTCCTTGGCCTCGCCGTGCGCCTGCAGTACCGCGTCCTGGTGGCGTGGGGCGTGGCCTTTGCACTCTTCGGGGTGGTCATCGGCTCGCTCGTCGGCAACGTGGCCGATTTCCTGACTTCGCCGGGCGCCCAGGACCTGATGCGGGCGCTGGGCGGCCCGCAGGCCCTCACCGACGCGTTCCTCGCAGCCGAGATCAGCATCATGGGGGTCCTCGCGGCGGCCTACGGAATTTCTGCCGCCAACCACCTCCGCAGCGAGGAATCGGCGGGGCACACTGAGGCCCTGCTGGGCACGGCCACCACCCGCATCCGCTGGGCGGGCAGCCACTACGCCGTGGCGTTGGCCGGCGTTGGGCTGCTGCAATTACTGACCGGGGTCTCCATCGGCATCGGAGCCGCAGCCGCCGTCGACAACGCGGAACTGGTGGGCAGGTCTACAGTGGCGGCTTTGGCGCAGATTCCGGCGGCGTGGGTGCTGACCAGTGCCGCCCTGGCCGTATTCGGATGGCTGCCCCGGATGACGGGGGCCGTCTGGGTGCTGCTGTTGGGACTGATTGCACTGGGTGAATTCGGTGTGCTCTGGAACGCTCCGGAATGGCTGATGGATCTCTCGCCGTTCCGGCACAGCCCGCTGCTTCCGGTGGACGCGGACGCAATCCCGGCGCTTGTTGCCCTCACGGCTGCAGCGGCGCTGCTCGGCGCACTGGGCTTCGCGGGATGGCGGCGGCGCGACCTTGCCGCCTGA